GTGATCTCGGCGGGTGCGAAGGCATCGCGGCCGTCGAGAACGAACAGCTGACCGTTCTCGCGCTCGAGTTCGTCCCACCGTATCGATTCGAACTCCTCATGGGGCGTGACGACGACGACGGCGTCGAACGGTCGCTCCTCGAGTTCGGCGAGGGAGAGCCGTTGAAGGTCGAATTCCTCGACGGATTCGAGCATCGGATCGACGCCGTACACCGACGCCTCCCGCTCCGACAGCTGTTGCGCGATTGCCAGCGACGGCGACGCCCGAATCTCCTCGACGCCCGGCCGGTACGTGAGTCCCAGCAGGAGGATCGAGGCCTCCGAGAGCGCCACCCCCTCGGCCTCGAACTCCTCGCGGAGCTTCTCGACGACGAACGCCGGCATCGCGTCGTTGACCGCTCGAGCGGTCTCGAGCAGCGGCGTCGGCGTCTCGAACGGCGCGATCACGAAGTAGGGATAGAAGGGGATGCAGTGGCCGCCAACGCCCGGTCCGGGCCGGTGAATGTCGCAGTAGGGCTGGGTGTTCGCGATCTCGATCGCCTCTAACACGTCGATTCCCAGTTCGTCCGTCATCGTCGCCAACTCGTTCGCGAGCGCGATGTTGACGTCCCGGTAGAGCCCCTCGAACACCTTCACGGCTTCCGCGGTCGTCGCGTCCGAGACGCGAAGCACCTTCGCGTCCGTGAGTTCGCCGTAAATGAGCTCCGTCACGCGCCCGCTTTCGGCGTCGATACCGCCGACGACCTTCGGATACGCACCCCGGATGTCCCTGAGCGCGCGGCCGCTCGAGGTTCGCTCGGGGCAGACGGCGAGTCCGAACTCGCCGACCGACAGGCCGGATGCGGACTCGAGGGCGGGGCGGATTCGCTCGGCCGTCGTTCTCGGCGGCACGGTGCACTCGATAACGACGATGTCACCCGCCTCGAGTCCCGAGCCGATATCCTCGATGACAGCGTCGAGGATCGAGAGGTCGGGTTCGTGGTCGGCCGTGATCGGCGTCGGAACGATCACGACGTGGACGGAGCCGTATTCGGCGGCCTCGAGCGGATCGGCCGTCGCCGAGAGCGCCCCTTCCGAGACGAGTTCCGAGACGAGTTCCGGGAGTCCCGGCTCTCCTTTGACGTGGCACCGACCCTCGTTGAGCTCCTCGACGACCGCGGGATTCACGTCGGCTCCGAGGACGTTTTTCGTCGTCTTCGCGTACATCGCTGCAAGCGGGAGCCCCATCTTCCCGAGTCCGTAGACCGACACTGGAACGGAGCCGCTTCGCAGCGCCTCGATCTGGTGCTCGCCGGATTGCGACGAGTTGTACAACCGCGTCGATTCGGTTTCGGATTGTTGATTAGTCATTGGCGATCTGAGATGGTTTTGGAAGGGTCTTTCCTTTCTTGTCGATTTTTTGTGCGATCTCGAGCGCCCGGAGCCCGTCGCTGACGGTCACCTCCGGTTCGCCGTTCGAAGCGACGGCCTCGAGAAACGACTCGAGTTCCTTGGCGAGTGGCTCCTCGCCGTAAATCTGTGGCTGTTCGATGGTGTTCATCTCGCGAAACAGCGCTCGTCCCTGTTCCTCGAGATACTCCGGCATCGAATTTCGGTGAATATCGATCGACTGGTCGTTGTAGTCGAGTTTGACGAGGCACTCTTCGGCGGTGATATCGAGCGTTCGCGCCGTTTGCTGTGTCAGCCGACTCGCCGTCAACGATGCCATCACGCCCGAATCGAACTCGAGCAGTCCCGTGGCGTGTCTGTTTCCGTACACGCCGGCGCTCTGGATGGTAGACGGCATCTCGTCGAGCAACATGAGGACGATGTCGATGTCGTGGATCATGAGATCGATCACCGCGCTGTCGTGGATGTCGCGGTTCGGCGGCGGGCCGAGACGCTTCGACGTGATATCGATGACCGTCAGATCGTCGAAAAAGTCCAGAAGGGCGATGATGGCGGGGTTGAACCGTTCGATGTGGCCGATCTGGACGACCTGTTTCGATTCCGCCGCCTTTTCGAGAAGGCTGTGTCCGCGGCGAAGGTCGCCGACGACTGGCTTCTCGATCAGGATCCCGATATCGGTTTCGAGGCACTTCACGGCGAGATCGTAGTGGTGGTTCGTCGGCACGACGATCGACGCGGCGTCGACGGAATCGAGCAACT
The genomic region above belongs to Natronorubrum halophilum and contains:
- a CDS encoding Gfo/Idh/MocA family protein; the encoded protein is MTTETPPIDVGVIGVGTMGQHHARVYKNLPSANLVGVSDHDRALAERAADEYETTAMDLEQLLDSVDAASIVVPTNHHYDLAVKCLETDIGILIEKPVVGDLRRGHSLLEKAAESKQVVQIGHIERFNPAIIALLDFFDDLTVIDITSKRLGPPPNRDIHDSAVIDLMIHDIDIVLMLLDEMPSTIQSAGVYGNRHATGLLEFDSGVMASLTASRLTQQTARTLDITAEECLVKLDYNDQSIDIHRNSMPEYLEEQGRALFREMNTIEQPQIYGEEPLAKELESFLEAVASNGEPEVTVSDGLRALEIAQKIDKKGKTLPKPSQIAND
- a CDS encoding nucleotide sugar dehydrogenase — protein: MTNQQSETESTRLYNSSQSGEHQIEALRSGSVPVSVYGLGKMGLPLAAMYAKTTKNVLGADVNPAVVEELNEGRCHVKGEPGLPELVSELVSEGALSATADPLEAAEYGSVHVVIVPTPITADHEPDLSILDAVIEDIGSGLEAGDIVVIECTVPPRTTAERIRPALESASGLSVGEFGLAVCPERTSSGRALRDIRGAYPKVVGGIDAESGRVTELIYGELTDAKVLRVSDATTAEAVKVFEGLYRDVNIALANELATMTDELGIDVLEAIEIANTQPYCDIHRPGPGVGGHCIPFYPYFVIAPFETPTPLLETARAVNDAMPAFVVEKLREEFEAEGVALSEASILLLGLTYRPGVEEIRASPSLAIAQQLSEREASVYGVDPMLESVEEFDLQRLSLAELEERPFDAVVVVTPHEEFESIRWDELERENGQLFVLDGRDAFAPAEITDAGHRLYTIGVGGDRGV